The Pirellulales bacterium DNA segment TGGGATTAGGCGAAATGGTTGCCCAGCAGATTCATTCGTTCGACGAATTGCAGCTGGACGAATTCGGCATTTTGTCGCCGTCGCCGGACGAGGCGTTTGTGGGTTCCATTGATGTGTGCATTTGCCCCGGCGTGGCGTTCACGGAAGTGGGCGAACGATTGGGCGCTGGCGGCGGATTTTACGATCGCTACTTGGCCACTCAACCTCCGCGTCTAGTCATTGGATTGGCCTTTGAATGCCAGTTGGTTCCGGAGCTGCCCCTAGAACTGCACGACCGGCGCATGGATTATATCATTACAGAGAATCGCGTAATGCACGTGAGCCATTCCACATGACGGACAGCATTGACCCACACACCGATTCGCTGACTGCGGCGCTCGTTCGGCATGGCCTGGAGTTGCCGCCGGAGCAAATTTCTGCGCTGGAACGTTATGCCCAGCGATTGTGGGAATGGAATGGTCGGCTGAACCTGACCCGTCACATGACGTTCGAAAAATTCGTGGTGCGTGATGTGACCGACAGTCTGCAATTAGCCAATTTACTTGCATCGCAGGAGCACGTGCTCGATGTGGGAACTGGCGGGGGCGTGCCCGGCGCGGTGATCGCCATTTTACGGCCCGACGTACGTGTAGCATTGTGTGATTCGGTCGCCAAAAAAGCGAAAGCCGTGGCAGCCATCGTCGAGGAGGCAGGTATTCCGGCAACTGTGCATCACGCTCGGGCTGAAGCGCTTGTAGGAATGCAGCGGTTCGATTCGTTGTTAATTCGTGCGGTGGCCCCGCTGGCCAAGTTGCTGGCGTGGTTCAAGCCGCATTGGGGAAATATTGGGCGGCTGCTGGTGATTAAGGGCCCGCAATGGGTGGAAGAACGGGGCGAAGCGCGGCATCGGGGCCTGTTTCAGGGATTGCAATTGCGCAAGTTGGCGGCGTATTCATTGGTCGGCAGCGATTCGGAAAGCGTTATCTTGCAAATCGAACAGTCCCGGACAGAGGAACAAGCTCGCGCAGAGTAAACGCAAATCTAATCGCGACTAAACAGCCGCGCATTTCACGCTAGCAATCGTAGCGGTAGTAACGATTTGCTGGATTCTATGGATTTTCCGGTCGATACGGCTATCAGAGGGTGTCGGTAAGCCGAGGAGGGCTCAGGCCGACACAAAGACCCATTGGATGCCAATGGCTGGCTCTGCGCGAAGTTGCCGACTGCATTGGTCGTGAACGACCGGTGAAGAACTCGGTTTTCGCGCTCCTTTGCGCGCGGCTGGACGCGAGCCGGCAATGCAAAGCAGCGGCGTGGCAGCATCCCGCCTGCGCCGCTGATGGTAGTGCGCCCGCAATATGAAAAGGAATTAAAACCATGCGAAATACATTGTTTGCGCTCCTGGCTACGTTGTTCGTAGCGGCTAGTACAGGATGCTGCGGAAATCATTGGTGGTGCGGAAGTTCCAAGTGCAACAACAGCAATTGCGGCTGCGATCAGGGCTGCGGCTACTGTGGACCCAATTGCGGCGCGTGCGGCCCTGGCGGGTGTCCGGGCACTTATGGAGGCAATAACGGCTGCGGATGCCAAGGAGGCGCGTGCCCCGGTCCGGCGACGGGTGCTTTCTCAGGAGACTGCGGTTGCATGTCCCATAACGCCGCTTGCTCGCCCATTCCCGATTGCGCAACGAATCGGGCAAACGTATATTCGCAATTGGGTGGTCCGGCTGGTCCGCCGGCGGCGCAGGTTGCGTATCCATATTACACGAGCCGTGGCCCGCGCGATTTCTTTGCCAACAACCCGCCGAGTATTGGACCGTAAGGACGGGAAACAATAAAGCGTAAAAATTCCAGCCCACGGGGTTGCCGCCCGTGGACTTTTACGTTGAAATCGCAACCATTTTTGATGATCGGCGCGAAAGATTATTTCTGAAAGCGTCCGACAATCAGCGAGATATTTTGGCCGCCAAAGCCGAACGAATTGCTCAACGCCACATCACAACGAGCCTGCCGGGCTGTGTTGGGAATGTAATCTAAATCGCACTCGGAATCGGGGGTTTCATAATTGATGGTCGGCGGTAAGACGTTATCGCGGATCGCCATTACACAAATCAGCAACTCGGTGGCGCCAGCGGCGGCAATCAAATGCCCCAACATGCTTTTCGTACTGGAAACGGGCACTTTGTACGCCTGATCGC contains these protein-coding regions:
- a CDS encoding 5-formyltetrahydrofolate cyclo-ligase, with the translated sequence GLGEMVAQQIHSFDELQLDEFGILSPSPDEAFVGSIDVCICPGVAFTEVGERLGAGGGFYDRYLATQPPRLVIGLAFECQLVPELPLELHDRRMDYIITENRVMHVSHST
- the rsmG gene encoding 16S rRNA (guanine(527)-N(7))-methyltransferase RsmG, whose product is MTDSIDPHTDSLTAALVRHGLELPPEQISALERYAQRLWEWNGRLNLTRHMTFEKFVVRDVTDSLQLANLLASQEHVLDVGTGGGVPGAVIAILRPDVRVALCDSVAKKAKAVAAIVEEAGIPATVHHARAEALVGMQRFDSLLIRAVAPLAKLLAWFKPHWGNIGRLLVIKGPQWVEERGEARHRGLFQGLQLRKLAAYSLVGSDSESVILQIEQSRTEEQARAE